The Desulfomonilaceae bacterium genome has a segment encoding these proteins:
- a CDS encoding fumarate hydratase, which produces MRTILTDDITAAVRNLCIQACTILGEDVIKRITDALGAEKSPTGRMALEKIIENAQIAATENIPLCQDTGMAVIFLEIGQDVHVAGGSLNEAINEGVRQGYEDGYLRKSTLDPITRINLGDNTPAVIHTEIVPGDKFKITFAPKGFGSENMSRVMMFPPSAGIEGAKDFIVQRVIESGGNPCPPIVVGVGLGGTFEKSAIMAKKALLRPLGSRNPDPTLDELEKELLKKINATGIGPMGLGGNTTALAVHINSYPTHIASLPVAVNIQCHSCRHAEAIL; this is translated from the coding sequence ATGAGAACAATACTGACGGATGATATCACCGCGGCGGTCCGAAATCTATGTATCCAGGCTTGTACCATCTTGGGCGAGGATGTTATCAAACGTATCACCGATGCGCTAGGGGCTGAAAAATCCCCTACGGGCAGGATGGCATTGGAAAAGATAATTGAGAACGCACAGATTGCGGCTACAGAAAACATTCCGTTATGTCAGGACACAGGTATGGCAGTAATATTTTTGGAGATAGGCCAGGATGTCCATGTTGCTGGCGGCTCATTGAACGAGGCCATAAATGAAGGGGTCAGACAGGGATACGAGGATGGCTACCTGCGGAAATCTACCCTTGATCCTATCACCAGGATAAATCTGGGGGACAACACGCCTGCGGTTATCCACACTGAGATTGTGCCTGGAGACAAATTCAAGATTACATTCGCGCCCAAGGGATTTGGTTCGGAAAATATGTCCAGAGTCATGATGTTCCCGCCGTCAGCAGGGATTGAAGGCGCAAAGGATTTTATAGTGCAAAGAGTAATAGAATCCGGCGGTAATCCCTGTCCCCCAATAGTTGTGGGCGTCGGGTTGGGCGGTACTTTTGAAAAATCGGCGATCATGGCGAAAAAAGCCTTGTTGCGTCCATTGGGATCACGAAACCCCGACCCAACTTTGGACGAGCTTGAAAAGGAACTTCTTAAAAAAATCAACGCAACCGGGATAGGACCGATGGGACTGGGAGGTAACACTACCGCCCTGGCGGTTCACATAAATTCTTATCCCACGCATATAGCAAGTTTGCCGGTCGCAGTTAACATACAATGCCATTCCTGCCGTCACGCGGAGGCGATACTATGA
- a CDS encoding DUF3124 domain-containing protein, giving the protein MNPYRLLQIVIALGTVMIGVFLNVTCCSASDINLSQGATVYVPVYSHIYIGIKGYRFDLAISLSIRNTDPNGPIVVSSVAYHDSTGKLVKEFLEKPREIAPLASAEFFVSESDTTGGFGASFLVKWASKTKVNQPIIEGVMAGTSSAQGISFTSRGQVIEDSGQ; this is encoded by the coding sequence ATGAACCCTTACAGACTGTTACAAATAGTGATTGCTCTAGGAACTGTTATGATAGGCGTGTTCTTAAACGTGACATGTTGCTCCGCCTCAGACATCAACCTTTCACAAGGAGCGACAGTCTATGTTCCAGTGTATTCACACATCTACATTGGGATCAAAGGCTATCGTTTCGACCTGGCCATATCGCTGAGCATTCGCAACACCGATCCAAACGGGCCCATTGTAGTCTCCTCTGTAGCCTACCACGATTCGACCGGAAAACTTGTCAAGGAATTCCTGGAGAAGCCTCGAGAGATCGCTCCCCTGGCGTCAGCGGAGTTCTTCGTAAGTGAATCGGATACCACCGGCGGTTTCGGAGCGTCATTCCTGGTAAAATGGGCATCGAAAACCAAAGTGAATCAGCCCATTATCGAAGGCGTGATGGCCGGCACGAGTTCCGCTCAAGGTATTTCTTTCACATCACGCGGCCAGGTCATTGAGGATAGCGGTCAGTGA
- a CDS encoding 2-hydroxyacyl-CoA dehydratase family protein, protein MTNSDPWGPFYEINQNPWLKLKQIKAETGKKVIGHILPDVPEELIHAAGAIPVAIAGAGVSISLAQTQIPSYSCSHAMGALELQLKGALDVLDGMVIPYVCDTTRNLYHLWRRLFPDVPCEFLRLPKKLGDPGAGIYLREEFLRLSRWLSQLTGKEITQTGLAASISLYEKSRKELKSAYMKMKTCPISWGASRVIPLFESALKIPREEHLGLMNLLPWDCAKERPSNGPFVYVRGKVWDPPEIANLFDELGLTLVGDEIVTGFRSVSVETRVGDDCFKSLSDRHMSLVPYTGYHMNPIKLIEDFIVRIHQCGAQGVIFLNPKFCEAAAFDTPDFVNALKKNDIPNLVLETSSRGASLGQIRLRLEAFGEILADDLP, encoded by the coding sequence ATGACCAATTCGGATCCGTGGGGTCCTTTTTACGAAATAAATCAGAATCCATGGCTCAAGTTAAAACAAATTAAAGCCGAAACCGGCAAAAAGGTCATTGGTCACATCTTGCCGGATGTACCGGAAGAGTTGATTCACGCTGCAGGAGCGATTCCGGTAGCAATAGCCGGCGCAGGTGTTTCGATAAGCCTGGCTCAAACTCAAATCCCCAGCTACTCATGCAGCCATGCGATGGGGGCCCTAGAGCTTCAATTAAAAGGGGCGCTGGACGTTCTGGATGGTATGGTCATTCCATATGTTTGTGATACTACGAGAAACCTCTATCATCTATGGCGTCGTTTGTTCCCTGATGTTCCGTGTGAATTTTTGCGATTACCCAAGAAACTCGGAGATCCAGGCGCCGGTATATATCTGAGAGAAGAATTCCTGCGGCTTTCCAGGTGGTTAAGTCAACTTACAGGGAAAGAGATCACACAGACTGGTCTTGCGGCGAGTATCTCACTCTATGAAAAAAGTCGGAAAGAACTGAAATCCGCGTACATGAAAATGAAAACCTGTCCAATCAGTTGGGGAGCTTCTCGCGTTATCCCCTTGTTTGAATCAGCATTGAAAATTCCAAGAGAGGAACATTTGGGTTTGATGAACCTGTTGCCCTGGGATTGCGCTAAGGAAAGGCCATCCAATGGCCCATTTGTTTATGTTCGAGGCAAGGTCTGGGATCCGCCTGAAATTGCCAACTTATTTGATGAACTGGGGTTAACTCTCGTAGGTGACGAAATTGTTACCGGCTTTCGCTCGGTATCCGTTGAAACGCGCGTCGGAGACGATTGCTTTAAGTCGCTCTCTGACCGACATATGTCTTTGGTCCCGTACACCGGGTATCATATGAATCCGATAAAACTGATCGAAGATTTTATTGTCAGGATTCACCAATGCGGCGCTCAGGGAGTTATCTTCCTGAATCCGAAATTTTGTGAGGCCGCTGCCTTTGATACTCCTGATTTTGTCAATGCCCTCAAGAAAAATGACATCCCTAACCTTGTGCTGGAAACGTCCAGCCGTGGAGCCTCTTTGGGCCAGATCAGACTAAGACTGGAGGCGTTCGGAGAAATTTTGGCGGACGATCTTCCATAG
- a CDS encoding 2-hydroxyacyl-CoA dehydratase family protein, producing MEPIKALKEIKKLTTDYFTAAHMAPHNNKPVVYCNVFTPVELIYAMDMFPVYPENHAAIIGARKMTTELSSAAEGMGYVIDLCSYARCDIGWTKAGISPTWGLPKPDLILVINCQCGTLTKWFEVLSRLYNAPMVLIDIPHSGNGEEDPAAEAYVKRQLEELIKTLETIAGKSLDQAKLKQVMALSRQASELWTRMLVMGENIPSPMTVFDQFISMFPIVSQRGTETAVQFYRNLVQELEERTASKIPAVPNEKFRLFWDNLPIWSELGKLSGFLADRGAAVVTSIYTWAWSQLAVNEQDPLSDWTRQYLYTFNLNLEYRIEKYIELAKLYSLDGFLFHSNRSCKWISQDVMALRDAITERTGIPGVIFEADQNDPRLYSFENLERHIDSFLELLASKR from the coding sequence ATGGAACCGATTAAGGCCCTTAAAGAGATCAAGAAACTTACCACCGATTATTTCACCGCAGCGCACATGGCGCCCCACAACAACAAACCAGTCGTGTACTGTAATGTTTTCACACCCGTTGAACTCATTTACGCCATGGATATGTTTCCTGTTTATCCTGAAAATCATGCCGCAATCATCGGCGCGAGGAAAATGACTACCGAGCTTTCTTCAGCAGCCGAAGGCATGGGCTATGTGATTGACCTGTGTTCGTATGCCAGGTGTGACATTGGATGGACAAAAGCCGGTATCAGCCCAACGTGGGGACTGCCGAAGCCGGATCTGATTCTTGTAATAAACTGCCAGTGCGGAACTCTGACAAAATGGTTCGAGGTCTTGAGTCGGCTTTACAACGCGCCTATGGTTCTTATCGACATCCCTCACTCTGGAAACGGTGAAGAAGATCCCGCGGCTGAAGCATACGTAAAGCGACAACTCGAAGAGTTGATCAAAACTCTTGAAACGATAGCGGGAAAAAGTCTTGATCAAGCCAAATTGAAACAGGTTATGGCGCTTTCGAGACAGGCCTCTGAACTTTGGACGAGAATGCTGGTAATGGGAGAAAACATCCCGTCTCCAATGACTGTATTTGACCAGTTCATTTCGATGTTTCCGATAGTTTCCCAGCGAGGAACCGAGACAGCGGTTCAATTCTACCGAAACCTTGTCCAAGAACTGGAAGAACGCACAGCAAGTAAAATTCCTGCCGTACCGAATGAGAAATTCAGATTGTTCTGGGACAATTTGCCTATTTGGTCCGAACTGGGTAAACTATCCGGTTTCCTTGCCGATCGTGGCGCAGCGGTGGTAACCTCAATCTACACGTGGGCCTGGAGCCAATTGGCGGTAAACGAGCAAGATCCTTTGTCAGACTGGACTCGTCAGTACCTTTACACTTTCAATTTGAATCTGGAATATCGAATAGAAAAATATATCGAGCTTGCCAAGCTTTATAGCCTCGACGGGTTTCTTTTTCATTCCAACAGAAGCTGTAAGTGGATTTCCCAGGATGTGATGGCTTTAAGAGACGCGATTACAGAAAGAACTGGTATCCCCGGGGTCATTTTTGAAGCTGACCAGAACGATCCAAGATTGTATTCCTTTGAGAACCTGGAGCGGCACATTGACAGTTTTCTGGAATTGCTCGCATCGAAGAGATGA
- a CDS encoding tetratricopeptide repeat protein, with protein sequence MAEKKPRRKELLNEPDEFITWSARAVAFARSNPRAIGIAVSLVVVVALASLAYFGYQNRRQSAGHEMVESAVRAYEILSVSENSKSSPEQDKVLAELDTVSKDYGGLPSGEVAVLYEGHVLFNKGDYQAALKRYNQFQASNLARKGMGPLAQYNIAETYMALKDSEKAISVFEQLSRDINSPYRREAYSSIARIYEMMDKKKEATQAYKQYLKIFPEAPDADFVKAKIAQLSIQG encoded by the coding sequence GTGGCCGAAAAAAAGCCCAGAAGAAAAGAACTACTAAATGAACCCGATGAATTTATAACCTGGTCCGCTCGCGCCGTTGCGTTCGCTCGAAGCAATCCAAGGGCCATCGGTATTGCCGTGTCTCTGGTTGTTGTGGTGGCTTTGGCCTCGCTGGCCTACTTTGGCTATCAAAACCGACGACAGTCGGCCGGACATGAGATGGTGGAATCCGCTGTTAGAGCGTATGAAATTCTTTCGGTTTCCGAGAATTCAAAAAGCTCTCCGGAACAGGACAAAGTCCTGGCCGAACTGGATACGGTTTCCAAGGATTACGGTGGGCTACCAAGTGGAGAAGTCGCTGTCCTTTACGAGGGGCACGTTCTTTTCAACAAGGGAGATTATCAAGCAGCTCTAAAGCGCTACAATCAGTTTCAGGCGTCAAATTTAGCCAGGAAAGGCATGGGGCCTTTAGCGCAGTACAATATAGCTGAGACCTATATGGCGCTAAAGGATTCGGAAAAAGCCATAAGTGTTTTCGAGCAGCTATCACGAGACATAAATTCGCCATACAGGCGTGAAGCTTATTCATCAATCGCTCGCATATACGAAATGATGGACAAGAAAAAAGAAGCGACTCAAGCATATAAACAGTATTTGAAAATTTTTCCGGAAGCGCCGGACGCTGACTTTGTAAAAGCGAAAATCGCTCAGCTATCAATTCAGGGTTAG
- a CDS encoding Fe-S-containing hydro-lyase, whose protein sequence is MNSEPKKIVAPLNDIVLKNLNAGDTVLLSGVIITGRDAAHKKMVDLINSGNDLPFSIKGEVIYYVGPTPAPPGRPIGAAGPTTSYRMDQYAPVLIERGLKGMIGKGRRSEEVKEAMKKWGAVYFAAIGGTGALMSRCIKEAEVIAWEELGPEAVRRLVVEDMPLIVATDMYGGDLYVTGPEKFSSRE, encoded by the coding sequence ATGAACTCAGAACCAAAGAAAATCGTGGCCCCACTCAATGATATCGTCCTTAAGAATCTCAACGCCGGCGACACAGTTTTGCTGTCAGGTGTGATCATCACGGGAAGAGACGCAGCCCACAAGAAAATGGTAGACCTGATCAATTCCGGGAATGATCTGCCTTTTTCTATCAAGGGAGAGGTTATTTATTATGTGGGGCCAACTCCCGCTCCTCCCGGAAGACCTATAGGGGCTGCCGGGCCCACGACCAGTTACCGGATGGATCAATACGCTCCCGTGCTAATTGAACGTGGTCTCAAGGGAATGATCGGGAAAGGCCGCCGTTCAGAAGAAGTCAAAGAAGCTATGAAAAAATGGGGAGCGGTCTATTTTGCCGCTATCGGAGGGACCGGCGCTCTTATGTCCCGCTGTATAAAAGAGGCGGAAGTAATCGCCTGGGAAGAGTTGGGGCCGGAAGCGGTTCGTAGGCTTGTGGTTGAAGATATGCCTTTGATAGTCGCAACTGATATGTATGGCGGTGACCTTTATGTAACCGGACCGGAAAAGTTTAGTAGTAGGGAATAA